From the genome of Glycine max cultivar Williams 82 chromosome 2, Glycine_max_v4.0, whole genome shotgun sequence, one region includes:
- the LOC121174205 gene encoding secreted RxLR effector protein 161-like, translating to MEGGLKLSKFDEGEKVDSTVFKSLVGSLRYLTNTRPDILYAVGVVCRFTEAPTSPHLKAAKRILRYLKGTIDFGLFYSPSNNYKLVGFCDSDFAGDVDDRKSTTGFVFFMGDCVFTWSSKKQGIVTLSTCEAEYVAATSCTCHAIWLRRLLEELQLLQKESTKIYVDNRSAQELAKNPVFHERSKHIDTRYHFIRECITKKEVELTHVKTQDQVADIFTKPLKFEDFQRLRARLGVKNFSIKGGC from the coding sequence ATGGAAGGTGGCTTGAAGTTATCAAAGTTTGATGAAGGAGAAAAGGTAGACTCCACGGTCTTCAAGAGTCTTGTGGGGAGTTTAAGGTATCTAACCAATACAAGGCCCGATATTCTATATGCGGTGGGAGTTGTGTGTCGCTTTACGGAGGCTCCTACCTCTCCTCATCTAAAAGCCGCAAAAAGAATTCTTCGTTACTTGAAAGGtacaattgattttggattgttTTATTCTCCCTCCAATAACTATAAGCTTGTGGGATTTTGTGATAGTGATTTTGCCGGAGATGttgatgatagaaaaagtactaccggatttgtattttttatgggtGATTGTGTTTTTACATGGAGTTCTAAGAAGCAAGGCATTGTAACACTTTCTACTTGTGAAGCCGAGTATGTAGCTGCAACTTCTTGCACATGTCATGCCATTTGGCTAAGAAGATTGTTGGAGGAACTTCAGTTGTTGCAAAAGGAAAGCACAAAGATCTATGTTGATAATAGATCTGCACAAGAGCTTGCAAAGAATCCGGTGTTCCATGAACGAAGTAAGCATATAGATACAAGGTATCATTTCATTAGAGAGTGCATTACAAAGAAAGAAGTAGAATTGACTCATGTGAAAACTCAAGATCAAGTTGCAGATATTTTCACCAAGCCTCTCAAATTTGAAGATTTTCAAAGATTGCGAGCAAGACTTGGTGTGAAGAATTTTTCAATTAAGGGAGGAtgttag